In Methanosarcina siciliae T4/M, one genomic interval encodes:
- a CDS encoding sensor histidine kinase, translating into MNEKECEKEGRMLDKQRDVIAESCDIMFHTAARYVVSIVLLLTPLLLTDRGVEKTEAKPVSWEKTVFLWREENESELSGRSLQTDENDCRLLVQNIKGFIGFRTDENFEPVFIDGDVKGVTGYNKEDFLSSRARWLEIIVSEDLPLIFKNVKTALSNPAASTEIEYRIRNRDDDIKWVRQVIQKTPSVSGKRGEVQGFIRDITGSKLAAISLEKIGNARIKEINHRIKNNLQVISSLLSFEADKSIDPEIIEAFRESQNRIASMSLIHQELCIGETYTIDFADYLRKLTAELFNSYRVGNERINLRLDLEQVYMETDTAVPLGIIVNELVSNALKHAFLPGKEGEIRVNLSRMKNCKKEFKNSKSSGIVSGYSNEKNLQFILTVEDNGRGIPELTDLQNKDSLGLQLVNIFVEQIGGYIELKRDKGTKFNIRFSKLEIEK; encoded by the coding sequence ATGAATGAAAAAGAATGTGAAAAGGAAGGGAGAATGCTGGATAAACAGAGAGACGTGATAGCAGAGTCCTGCGACATAATGTTTCATACAGCTGCGAGATATGTAGTAAGTATAGTCCTCCTGTTAACTCCTTTGCTTTTGACGGATCGAGGGGTAGAAAAAACAGAAGCAAAACCCGTATCCTGGGAAAAAACAGTGTTTTTATGGAGAGAAGAAAACGAAAGTGAACTTTCGGGCAGGAGTTTGCAGACCGATGAAAATGACTGTCGTTTACTCGTACAGAATATTAAAGGTTTTATAGGGTTCAGGACGGATGAGAACTTTGAACCGGTATTTATTGATGGAGATGTGAAAGGCGTAACCGGTTACAATAAAGAGGATTTTCTATCCAGCAGGGCAAGATGGTTAGAAATAATCGTATCCGAAGACTTGCCTCTTATTTTTAAAAATGTAAAAACAGCTTTGTCTAATCCGGCCGCTTCCACCGAAATAGAGTATCGGATACGGAATAGGGATGATGATATAAAGTGGGTCAGGCAGGTTATTCAGAAAACTCCGTCAGTTTCCGGAAAGCGCGGAGAAGTACAGGGATTTATTCGTGATATCACCGGAAGTAAACTGGCAGCGATTTCCCTGGAAAAAATTGGGAACGCACGCATAAAAGAAATTAACCACAGGATAAAAAATAACCTTCAGGTGATCTCATCCCTGCTCAGTTTCGAAGCTGATAAATCTATCGATCCAGAAATTATTGAAGCGTTTCGGGAAAGCCAGAACCGTATAGCCTCAATGTCTCTTATCCATCAGGAACTCTGCATCGGAGAAACGTACACAATTGACTTTGCCGACTATCTTCGGAAACTCACTGCAGAACTTTTCAATTCCTACCGGGTAGGAAATGAAAGGATTAATTTGAGATTGGACCTCGAACAGGTTTATATGGAAACAGATACCGCGGTACCCCTTGGTATTATTGTCAACGAACTGGTTTCAAATGCCCTGAAGCATGCCTTTCTACCTGGAAAAGAAGGAGAAATTCGAGTAAATCTTTCCCGGATGAAGAATTGCAAAAAAGAATTTAAAAACTCCAAGAGCTCAGGAATTGTATCAGGTTACTCAAATGAAAAGAATTTGCAGTTCATCCTGACCGTAGAAGACAACGGCCGGGGAATTCCGGAATTGACGGACCTTCAGAATAAGGACTCCCTTGGGTTGCAGCTCGTAAACATTTTTGTTGAACAGATAGGAGGTTACATCGAACTTAAAAGAGACAAAGGGACAAAATTCAATATCCGCTTCAGTAAGCTGGAAATTGAGAAATGA
- a CDS encoding peptidase U32 family protein, which produces MHKSSEPELILGVRNLAGLEACSRYADAVYFSTDRLSLRAKAKEIFLETLEEFVSEVRAKRLKAYLAVNSAVNETRLGEAEDVVTAAVKAGVDAVIAWDPAVILRARKAGIRVHISTQANVTNHETAEFYRSLGAERIVFSRELSLEEIRQIRQQTEVEIEAFVHGAMCMAVSGRCHLSAYVLGKSGNCGECTQPCRWEWELHGENGLVTESRGKYLLSAKDLCMIGHVPELIGAGINAFKVEGRLRDPGYLEVVSRCYREAIDAFKAGSYTPEKVEAWRTELASVYNRGFSTGFYFGVPGLEGFSTEKGMNASEKKRRAAGIVENYYPKQQAAAIKLLEEGLVIGDEILIEGSTTYLKQQVRSLMKEGMSLQSTEKGDEVGLAVDGVVRKNDRIFII; this is translated from the coding sequence ATGCATAAAAGTTCGGAACCGGAACTCATCCTTGGTGTCAGGAACCTTGCAGGGCTTGAGGCATGTTCCAGGTATGCTGATGCCGTCTATTTTTCTACGGACAGGCTCAGCCTGAGGGCAAAGGCAAAAGAGATTTTCCTTGAAACTCTGGAGGAGTTTGTCTCGGAGGTCAGGGCAAAGAGGCTGAAAGCTTATCTGGCCGTAAACTCTGCTGTGAATGAAACCAGGCTTGGGGAAGCCGAAGACGTGGTCACTGCAGCTGTAAAAGCCGGAGTTGACGCAGTTATCGCCTGGGACCCGGCGGTCATCCTCAGGGCCCGTAAAGCCGGGATCAGGGTCCATATCTCCACCCAGGCAAACGTTACGAACCACGAAACAGCTGAGTTTTACAGGAGCCTCGGAGCTGAACGGATCGTTTTTTCAAGGGAACTTTCCCTTGAGGAGATCCGGCAAATCAGGCAGCAGACGGAGGTCGAAATCGAAGCTTTTGTCCACGGGGCGATGTGCATGGCGGTTTCAGGCAGATGCCACCTTTCAGCATACGTCCTGGGAAAATCCGGGAACTGCGGGGAATGCACCCAGCCCTGCCGCTGGGAGTGGGAACTTCACGGGGAAAACGGGTTAGTTACGGAAAGCAGGGGAAAATACCTTCTCAGTGCAAAAGATTTATGTATGATAGGGCATGTGCCGGAACTTATTGGAGCAGGGATAAATGCGTTTAAGGTAGAAGGCAGGCTGCGTGACCCCGGATACCTGGAAGTGGTCTCTCGCTGCTACAGGGAAGCAATTGATGCCTTCAAAGCAGGGAGCTATACCCCTGAAAAAGTAGAGGCCTGGAGAACCGAATTGGCTTCGGTGTATAACAGAGGCTTTTCTACAGGTTTTTACTTCGGAGTTCCGGGCCTGGAAGGCTTTTCTACAGAAAAAGGCATGAACGCCTCGGAAAAGAAGCGCAGGGCTGCAGGAATCGTAGAGAATTATTATCCCAAACAGCAGGCTGCGGCAATAAAACTCCTTGAAGAAGGGCTTGTTATCGGGGATGAGATCCTGATCGAAGGCAGTACCACTTATCTGAAGCAGCAAGTTCGCTCGCTTATGAAAGAAGGCATGAGCCTGCAAAGTACTGAAAAAGGGGACGAAGTTGGGCTTGCCGTTGACGGAGTGGTCAGAAAAAACGACCGAATCTTTATAATCTGA
- a CDS encoding CatA-like O-acetyltransferase — MRSVEKTGRETKRKYIGMWIVLNEGVNMGNSYQIINFETWKRKEYCQIYRNAVQPQYCVSFELDVKNFKRYVKENNWSFTMAFIFAVTKCANEIEEFRYRFLDGEVVLYDSVDTSFTYLDKETELFKVVNVPMQATIEKFVQLAIVTAENQKEHFTGPVENDVYQFSALPWITFTHILHTDLGNREKAQPIFDWGKYHERGGKLMMPFAVQVHHTFVDGIHIGKLADKLQRYLDEV, encoded by the coding sequence ATGAGATCTGTCGAGAAAACAGGTCGTGAAACTAAAAGAAAATATATCGGAATGTGGATTGTATTGAACGAAGGCGTAAATATGGGAAACAGCTACCAGATAATAAATTTTGAAACATGGAAAAGAAAAGAATATTGTCAAATCTACAGGAATGCAGTGCAGCCTCAATATTGTGTGAGTTTTGAACTTGATGTGAAGAATTTTAAAAGGTACGTTAAAGAAAATAACTGGTCATTTACGATGGCGTTTATCTTTGCTGTTACGAAATGCGCAAATGAAATCGAGGAGTTTCGGTATCGTTTTCTTGATGGCGAAGTTGTGTTATATGATTCCGTTGACACCTCATTTACATATCTGGATAAAGAAACAGAATTATTTAAGGTAGTAAACGTGCCCATGCAGGCTACGATTGAGAAGTTTGTACAACTGGCAATCGTAACGGCAGAAAATCAAAAAGAACATTTTACAGGCCCTGTAGAAAACGATGTATATCAATTCTCTGCCCTTCCGTGGATAACGTTTACGCATATTTTGCACACGGATTTAGGAAACAGGGAAAAAGCGCAACCCATATTTGATTGGGGAAAATATCATGAAAGGGGTGGCAAATTAATGATGCCGTTTGCAGTCCAGGTTCATCATACATTTGTTGATGGTATTCATATTGGCAAACTTGCGGATAAGCTGCAGAGATATCTGGATGAAGTGTAG
- a CDS encoding GNAT family N-acetyltransferase, translating to MNISIRLEEEKDFKSVEYMTREAFWDLYKPGCDEHLIVHKIRKVPAFVKELDFVACDKDTIVGNIIYSKAKVINEENKKFEVLCMGPFAVLPAYQKQGIGSLLINYSIEKARQLGYKGIIIFGNPDYYHRFGFVNAKEYNIRSSWGDDVDAFMALELYDNSLNGVSGEFYEDEIFKIEKEELEDFEKQFPYKEKHVTGTQLKL from the coding sequence ATGAACATCTCTATCAGATTAGAAGAAGAAAAGGACTTCAAAAGTGTAGAATACATGACAAGAGAAGCATTCTGGGATTTATACAAACCGGGATGTGATGAACATCTTATAGTGCATAAAATAAGAAAAGTACCTGCATTTGTAAAAGAGTTGGATTTCGTTGCATGTGATAAGGATACAATCGTCGGAAATATTATCTATTCAAAAGCTAAGGTCATAAATGAGGAAAATAAAAAGTTCGAAGTTTTATGTATGGGCCCGTTTGCAGTATTGCCGGCATATCAAAAGCAGGGGATCGGTTCTTTATTAATAAATTATTCTATCGAAAAGGCAAGGCAGCTGGGATATAAGGGTATTATTATTTTTGGAAATCCCGACTACTATCATCGTTTTGGTTTTGTCAATGCTAAAGAATATAATATTCGGTCATCCTGGGGTGATGATGTTGATGCATTTATGGCATTAGAACTCTACGATAACAGCTTGAATGGTGTTTCAGGAGAATTTTATGAGGACGAGATTTTTAAAATAGAAAAGGAGGAGCTGGAGGATTTTGAAAAGCAATTTCCCTACAAAGAGAAGCATGTTACGGGCACTCAATTAAAACTATAA
- the mch gene encoding methenyltetrahydromethanopterin cyclohydrolase — MISVNEMGSYVIEEMLDWSEDLKTEVTKLDSGATIIDCGVKAEGGYEAGMYLARLCLGDLADLKYSTFDLNGVKWPAIQVATDNPVIACMASQYAGWRISVGDYFGMGSGPARALGLKPKELYEEIGYEDDFEVAVLVMESDKLPDEKVVEYIAKHCGVEPENVMIAVAPTASIAGSVQISARVVETGIHKLESIGFDINCIKSGYGIAPIAPVVGNDVQCMGSTNDCVIYCGETNYTVRFEGELAELEDFVKKVPSTTSSDFGKPFYQTFKAANFDFFKVDAGMFAPARVTVNDLKSSKTISSGGLYPEILLESFGIRNV; from the coding sequence TTGATAAGTGTCAACGAAATGGGATCATACGTCATCGAAGAGATGCTCGACTGGAGTGAAGACCTGAAAACGGAAGTAACCAAGCTTGACAGCGGAGCCACAATCATTGACTGTGGAGTTAAAGCCGAAGGCGGATATGAAGCCGGAATGTACCTGGCAAGACTCTGCCTTGGTGACCTTGCTGACCTTAAATACAGCACCTTTGACCTGAACGGTGTCAAATGGCCTGCCATCCAGGTGGCAACCGACAATCCGGTAATTGCCTGCATGGCTTCCCAGTACGCAGGCTGGAGAATCTCTGTAGGAGATTACTTCGGAATGGGTTCCGGCCCTGCCCGCGCGCTCGGCCTGAAACCCAAAGAGCTCTACGAAGAAATCGGGTATGAGGATGATTTTGAAGTTGCGGTTCTTGTAATGGAGTCCGACAAGCTTCCTGATGAGAAAGTGGTCGAATATATTGCAAAGCACTGCGGCGTGGAGCCGGAAAACGTAATGATCGCCGTTGCCCCGACAGCTTCCATCGCAGGTTCTGTCCAGATCTCGGCCCGTGTTGTGGAAACCGGAATCCACAAGCTCGAATCCATCGGTTTCGATATCAACTGCATCAAGAGCGGGTACGGAATTGCCCCCATAGCCCCGGTTGTCGGAAACGATGTCCAGTGCATGGGTTCAACCAATGACTGTGTGATCTACTGCGGCGAAACCAACTATACAGTTCGCTTCGAAGGCGAGCTGGCCGAACTCGAAGATTTTGTAAAGAAAGTCCCCTCAACCACCTCCAGTGACTTCGGAAAACCCTTCTACCAGACCTTCAAAGCCGCAAACTTCGACTTCTTCAAAGTTGACGCAGGCATGTTCGCCCCTGCCAGAGTCACCGTAAACGATCTCAAGAGCTCGAAGACCATCTCAAGCGGCGGGCTTTATCCTGAAATTCTGCTTGAGTCTTTTGGAATCAGGAACGTTTAA
- a CDS encoding ribbon-helix-helix domain-containing protein, with product MKERFTISMDNDLASWLDRLYDEKIFSSRSHGIEFCVRQIKKMDIEKVVLLHWGKEEVEPVFLSKKNVQILSRISEKFNLSLEDTLGVLLYKELENLSKNIAESEKEKGTKEENLRKVFFE from the coding sequence ATGAAAGAACGGTTCACTATCTCAATGGATAATGATTTAGCATCATGGCTTGATAGATTGTATGATGAAAAAATATTCAGCAGTAGAAGTCATGGAATTGAATTTTGTGTCAGGCAAATCAAAAAAATGGATATCGAAAAGGTTGTACTTTTACACTGGGGGAAAGAGGAAGTAGAGCCGGTTTTCTTATCTAAAAAAAATGTTCAAATTCTTTCCAGGATATCTGAAAAATTCAATCTCAGTCTTGAAGACACTCTTGGTGTACTTTTATATAAGGAATTGGAGAATTTGAGTAAAAATATTGCGGAATCGGAAAAAGAGAAAGGAACTAAAGAGGAGAACCTTAGAAAAGTTTTTTTTGAATAA
- a CDS encoding alpha/beta hydrolase, whose product MEKRHFYISNNKTRIPAILWGKQGEKLLIEVHGNLSNKEDTVISMMAQKAVAKGYQALSFDLPMHGEHVDEEYACIPENCISDLVAVYEHAKSLASDIHLFACSMGAYFSLLAYHDFDIKQSLFLSPVVNMERIIRNMMEGFQVSEERLKAEHEIRLPIGQTLEWDYYCYVRENPICFEWKVPTAILYGSDDNLSEWDEISAFAARYQATVKVLEQGEHYFHTEEQLQVFDLWADENLL is encoded by the coding sequence ATGGAGAAAAGACATTTTTATATCTCAAATAATAAAACTCGTATTCCTGCCATCCTGTGGGGAAAGCAAGGTGAAAAGCTATTGATTGAAGTTCACGGCAACCTTTCTAATAAAGAGGACACCGTAATTTCCATGATGGCACAAAAGGCCGTTGCAAAAGGTTACCAGGCGTTAAGCTTTGACCTGCCAATGCACGGTGAGCATGTAGATGAGGAATATGCCTGTATTCCCGAAAATTGCATAAGTGATCTGGTTGCTGTTTATGAGCATGCAAAGTCGCTTGCGTCTGACATTCATTTGTTTGCATGTAGCATGGGCGCCTATTTCAGTCTGCTTGCCTATCATGACTTTGACATAAAGCAAAGTTTGTTTCTCTCGCCTGTTGTCAATATGGAACGCATTATACGCAATATGATGGAAGGTTTCCAGGTAAGTGAAGAGAGACTAAAAGCAGAGCATGAAATCCGATTGCCGATTGGACAGACATTGGAATGGGACTATTATTGCTATGTGAGAGAAAACCCTATCTGTTTTGAATGGAAAGTACCGACTGCCATTTTGTACGGCTCGGACGATAATCTGTCTGAATGGGACGAAATTTCAGCATTTGCAGCGAGGTATCAAGCAACAGTTAAAGTTCTTGAGCAAGGGGAGCATTACTTCCATACGGAAGAGCAATTGCAGGTATTTGATCTATGGGCAGATGAGAATCTGCTGTAA
- a CDS encoding DUF2124 family protein → MPIINTSQGVGGILNSFKGLMDGVEKITFVGTPGFCTPFAELLGFVVRDKKLAFIPNMDFKKARLITMTPEGIQLGEPVDAHADAVVLLGGLAMPKIGVSPEKAKDITEKVLEGSAKRKIIGVCFQSMFTQQKWDEIINFDYIINADLAVEVLQT, encoded by the coding sequence ATGCCGATAATAAACACCTCTCAGGGAGTAGGAGGCATCCTGAACAGCTTCAAGGGTCTCATGGATGGAGTAGAAAAAATTACATTTGTGGGAACTCCAGGATTCTGCACACCCTTTGCCGAACTTCTGGGTTTTGTGGTAAGGGACAAAAAACTTGCATTTATCCCTAACATGGACTTTAAAAAAGCCAGGTTGATCACTATGACCCCCGAAGGAATACAGCTTGGCGAACCTGTAGACGCTCATGCTGACGCTGTTGTCCTGCTCGGCGGGCTTGCGATGCCAAAGATCGGCGTCAGCCCGGAAAAAGCTAAAGACATCACTGAAAAGGTTCTTGAAGGATCAGCTAAAAGAAAAATCATCGGAGTCTGTTTCCAGTCAATGTTTACACAGCAAAAATGGGACGAGATTATCAACTTTGATTATATTATCAATGCTGACCTGGCTGTTGAAGTGCTTCAAACCTGA
- the glmU gene encoding bifunctional sugar-1-phosphate nucleotidylyltransferase/acetyltransferase, which translates to MKAVVLVAGKGTRMEPLTSDCPKVMLKVANKPILEHILNSAIEAGIEGFVFITGYLEEQIKAHFGDGSKWGVSIEYVQQKEQLGTANAIGYARGHVEGAFLVLNGDMLIEQEDLKALVSRKEEAVICVKEVENPSNFGVLETENNKVVRIIEKPKTPPTNLANAGIYLFRESIFDFIDKTRPSVRRELEITDSIQMLIDSGTPVGYSPLEGRWIDIGYPWDLLKANEHLLKDHKGSCEGTVEPYAVIKGEVAIGKGAIIRSGSYIEGPVVIGENCDIGPNCFIRPSTAIGKRVRVGNAVEIKNTIVMEGTHVGHLSYVGDSVIGRRCNFGAGTKVANLRHDGKNIKVMLRGRILDSGRRKLGVIMGDDVHTGINTSINIGVVMHKGRATLPGEIVKH; encoded by the coding sequence ATGAAAGCAGTTGTCCTCGTGGCAGGCAAAGGCACAAGAATGGAGCCTCTTACCTCCGACTGCCCGAAAGTGATGCTTAAGGTTGCAAACAAACCGATACTTGAACATATCCTGAACTCAGCGATAGAAGCCGGTATCGAGGGCTTTGTCTTCATTACGGGATACCTTGAAGAGCAAATAAAAGCCCACTTCGGGGACGGAAGCAAATGGGGAGTGAGCATTGAGTACGTGCAGCAAAAAGAGCAGCTCGGAACTGCAAATGCGATAGGCTACGCCAGGGGACACGTTGAAGGGGCATTCCTTGTACTTAACGGGGACATGCTCATAGAACAGGAGGACTTAAAGGCCCTGGTCTCAAGGAAAGAAGAAGCTGTCATCTGCGTAAAAGAGGTAGAAAACCCCTCGAACTTCGGAGTGCTCGAGACCGAGAATAATAAAGTTGTCAGGATAATTGAAAAGCCGAAAACCCCCCCAACCAACCTTGCAAATGCCGGCATTTACCTTTTCAGGGAGTCCATTTTTGACTTTATTGACAAAACCCGGCCCTCCGTGAGAAGGGAACTTGAGATAACGGATTCCATCCAGATGCTGATCGACAGCGGGACACCTGTGGGTTACAGCCCCCTCGAAGGCAGGTGGATTGACATCGGATATCCCTGGGACCTCCTGAAAGCAAACGAACACCTTTTAAAAGACCACAAAGGCAGCTGCGAAGGTACCGTTGAGCCATACGCAGTCATAAAAGGAGAAGTTGCAATCGGAAAAGGTGCTATAATCCGAAGCGGGTCATATATCGAAGGGCCTGTGGTAATAGGTGAGAACTGTGACATAGGGCCCAACTGCTTTATCCGCCCTTCAACTGCAATAGGCAAGCGTGTCAGGGTAGGCAATGCCGTTGAAATAAAAAACACAATTGTTATGGAAGGCACTCATGTAGGGCACCTGAGCTACGTGGGAGACAGCGTAATAGGCCGCCGCTGCAATTTCGGGGCCGGGACAAAGGTTGCAAACCTCCGCCATGACGGGAAGAACATAAAGGTAATGTTGAGAGGCAGGATTCTTGACTCCGGCAGAAGGAAACTGGGCGTGATCATGGGAGATGATGTGCACACCGGCATCAATACGAGCATAAATATTGGCGTGGTAATGCACAAAGGAAGGGCCACACTTCCCGGAGAAATAGTCAAGCACTGA
- a CDS encoding LL-diaminopimelate aminotransferase, whose translation MYSDRINALPPYLFAAIDEAKDEMIAKGVDVIDLGVGDPDLPTHPHIVEAMREAVCDPGTHQYPSYAGMPEFRKAAAEWCKNYKGIEVDPATEVLSLIGSKEAVAHIPLAFVNPGDVVLYTEPGYPVYKIGTLFAGGEPYPLPLKAENSFLPDLDSIPADVLKRAKLFFFNYPNNPTSATADMKFFEKVVEFCKKNDIIAVHDNAYCQMVYDGYEAPSFLAAEGAMDIGMELYSHSKTYNMTGWRLGFAVGNKSLIKGLGKVKSNVDSGVFDAIQIAGIAALSSSQACVDDTNKIYEERRNALIEGLTAMGLEVKPPKATFYVWAPVPKGYTSIEFAKVLLEEAGIVATPGVGFGDAGEGYIRFALTKPVERIQEAVERMKKLQF comes from the coding sequence ATGTATTCTGACCGCATAAACGCATTACCACCATATCTTTTTGCAGCGATTGATGAAGCTAAGGACGAAATGATTGCAAAGGGGGTAGACGTGATCGACCTTGGAGTGGGAGACCCTGACCTTCCGACCCACCCGCACATTGTGGAGGCCATGCGCGAGGCTGTTTGCGACCCCGGGACACACCAGTACCCTTCTTATGCCGGCATGCCGGAATTTCGGAAGGCTGCGGCTGAATGGTGTAAGAATTATAAGGGAATTGAGGTTGACCCTGCAACCGAAGTCCTTTCCCTGATAGGGTCAAAGGAAGCGGTTGCCCATATCCCGCTAGCCTTTGTCAACCCCGGAGATGTCGTGCTCTATACCGAGCCCGGATATCCGGTTTATAAGATCGGCACCCTTTTTGCAGGAGGAGAGCCGTATCCTCTGCCTCTGAAGGCCGAGAACAGCTTCCTGCCTGACCTGGACTCGATTCCGGCAGATGTCCTGAAAAGGGCGAAGCTCTTCTTCTTCAATTACCCGAACAACCCCACCTCGGCAACTGCGGACATGAAGTTCTTTGAAAAGGTTGTTGAGTTCTGCAAGAAAAACGACATCATTGCAGTGCACGACAATGCCTACTGCCAGATGGTCTACGACGGGTACGAGGCACCTTCCTTCCTTGCAGCAGAAGGGGCAATGGACATAGGGATGGAACTTTACTCCCACTCCAAGACCTACAACATGACCGGCTGGAGACTCGGGTTTGCAGTAGGAAACAAATCCCTTATAAAAGGGCTCGGGAAAGTTAAGTCCAACGTGGACTCCGGAGTCTTTGATGCAATCCAGATAGCAGGCATTGCAGCTCTTTCCTCTTCCCAGGCCTGCGTTGACGATACCAATAAAATCTATGAAGAAAGGCGTAACGCCCTGATTGAAGGGCTCACAGCTATGGGCCTTGAAGTCAAACCCCCAAAAGCAACCTTTTACGTCTGGGCTCCGGTCCCGAAAGGCTACACCTCAATCGAGTTTGCAAAAGTCCTCCTCGAAGAGGCCGGAATCGTCGCAACCCCCGGAGTAGGTTTCGGAGACGCTGGTGAAGGCTACATCAGGTTTGCCCTCACCAAGCCGGTCGAGAGGATCCAAGAAGCTGTAGAAAGGATGAAAAAACTGCAATTCTAA
- a CDS encoding MoaD/ThiS family protein, translated as MKIHVKFLATIREITGKSEIELEGHPGDTVGTFLQALQTLYGPVFKEATTGTTAGGIPKVRFLVNGRDADFLDGFETGLKDGDVIVLIPPVAGG; from the coding sequence TTGAAAATCCACGTAAAGTTCCTTGCAACTATCCGTGAAATTACCGGCAAATCCGAAATCGAACTTGAGGGCCATCCCGGCGACACCGTGGGAACCTTCCTGCAGGCCCTTCAAACCCTCTACGGGCCAGTATTCAAGGAAGCAACAACAGGCACAACCGCAGGCGGGATTCCTAAAGTAAGGTTCCTGGTTAACGGTAGGGATGCCGATTTTCTCGACGGATTCGAGACCGGATTAAAAGACGGGGATGTGATTGTGCTGATCCCTCCGGTTGCCGGAGGATGA
- a CDS encoding 4Fe-4S dicluster domain-containing protein, whose amino-acid sequence MVETSITETLKDMAFRSGADFIGMIDPSCFENSEYTGNKPQDVMTDLQSVIILGVSIPRGAFDTLPNGRAEYTNTLMAGTATLRVIAFQIARFIEKKGYKATIAPSEGSEFGYWYADRKTLKADFSFKYAAYHAGLGNFGLNHLLITKDFGPKVRMTSILTDAPLDGEKNTRLPFINDACSTCMKCIKACPAGALSAEGVIYKEKCAEYMFNVLGGLRCGLCIKVCPLNRF is encoded by the coding sequence ATGGTAGAGACAAGCATTACGGAAACTTTGAAAGATATGGCTTTTAGATCAGGCGCTGATTTTATCGGCATGATCGATCCCTCTTGCTTTGAAAATTCTGAGTACACCGGGAATAAACCCCAGGATGTGATGACAGATCTCCAATCCGTTATAATTCTGGGTGTTTCCATACCAAGAGGAGCTTTTGATACACTACCCAATGGTAGAGCCGAATATACAAATACTCTTATGGCAGGTACAGCCACATTGAGAGTAATTGCTTTTCAAATCGCCAGATTTATTGAAAAGAAAGGATATAAGGCAACGATTGCTCCGAGTGAGGGGAGCGAGTTCGGCTACTGGTATGCTGACCGTAAGACCCTTAAAGCGGATTTCTCCTTCAAATATGCCGCATACCATGCAGGCCTGGGAAACTTCGGCCTGAACCATCTTCTCATCACAAAAGATTTTGGGCCTAAAGTCCGTATGACATCCATCCTGACAGATGCCCCGCTGGATGGAGAAAAAAATACCCGACTGCCTTTTATCAACGATGCATGCAGTACTTGCATGAAGTGTATCAAAGCATGTCCTGCAGGTGCCCTTTCCGCAGAAGGGGTGATTTACAAAGAGAAATGCGCTGAATACATGTTCAATGTTCTCGGCGGACTTCGATGTGGGCTCTGTATAAAAGTGTGCCCTCTGAACAGATTTTAA